One window of Elusimicrobiota bacterium genomic DNA carries:
- a CDS encoding radical SAM protein has protein sequence MRLDGADTTGWTQRLLLDMVRRGTQRLEQMGTPDSPIRELHLELTRRCDMRCVMCHHWRLLRADPAATRRELGLAELSRILDGARSLAEVETVVLTGGEPCLRPDLPELAALLRRRFPKASLGILSHLGDPDLLRRRLGELRAAGAGKLWLGSSLDGLGRTHDLVRGRKGAFAGLVASADMLQQEFPEVSFSFNFTLTPRNFQELWPAYQYVTQRGLWFGAQMVVNHQGVDVAPSFRWKPEQLKEVLRQIDLVIGDICLRENALPRLLQGREAETPGLWSRLLYWHYLKEYIRKPRRFFADCLAGRRYAMLGPEGDLFFCPVNKHRVVGNVRQTAFDEVWKSPRAEEERRRVSRGGCHCWLLCTANPALDRIVALACTKEEKKSAKVALVQCPGWGRECPPFASAALAAYVRQSGHQAACFDLNNELYHAAASDRPAWDDKDRYSFWENPALVGRLLESNSAAVDAFVARVLASGARVVGFTTHQSSLLASLEVAGRIKRAAPEVMVVFGGPRCAREQRGQDLAKDPRVDAVCTGEGEETLRALLDLLAEGQPLQALPGLVLRGPQGPEDGGDRPAIKDLDGLPFPDYSDFAEDMRSGRYRNPQRLEIMDSRGCARSCHFCSEWQFWKSFRSMSGDRIFAEVRAQMRLHPQVSHFYFIGSLLNGSLKALERFCDLVIAERLAVTWEGQAIVVPGMDERLLAKMAKAGCRWLGFGIESGSQRVRDGMNKRFTNAQALRTLRAAHQVGIKAQINIMFGIPGESRQDFQQTLRLLKRVRPFIDSVLASQSFCVLDKNTRLFNHPKEFGITGEEHHLFWKADRGHNDYPERFRRYEEFCQSALSMGLPETSGVLRRKPDKWLLLGSYYEHEGDRPRALLCYRRSWRRESADESLRQALLRCYEKAGRPPKGPAFPPPPPPKYSPRQMNVALNRQEAAARQERLLSTPELVTLGTHQVCNARCIFCPEGAYPRFTLETYRDFFEARMGAFLSGAKKVTFTGFGEVLLMPKAEAFLDHINRSLPDTEKILTTNGTPLRPAIVERLLEGRYSVQVSLHSSRADLHQELTGLKGRFNAILANLRRLARERDSRDAGSRLHLELVSVLNSRNIADLPDLVRLAWDLGAQSVRGLHVEVFTPEHLPLSCFFHQEETNESLRRAAAVAEGLRASNPSRPFNLELPPLFGSAPPNASACPEPWQHIYVELQGSVLPCCRWGSHIANLKREDPASVWNSAFYRGLRRGMAQGKPHPWCRRCVRYAGYNVDDLACHVTNRPEARARILAAAKKLPLAQAVPAVRKSVRPAPAELPLPPVEA, from the coding sequence ATGAGGCTCGACGGGGCCGACACCACGGGCTGGACGCAGCGCCTGCTGCTGGACATGGTCCGGCGCGGGACCCAGCGCCTGGAACAAATGGGGACGCCGGACTCCCCCATCCGCGAACTGCACCTGGAGCTGACCCGGCGCTGCGACATGCGCTGCGTCATGTGCCACCACTGGCGCCTGCTCCGCGCCGACCCCGCGGCGACGCGCCGCGAGCTGGGCCTTGCGGAGCTCTCCCGCATCCTGGACGGCGCGCGGTCCTTGGCCGAAGTCGAGACCGTGGTCCTGACCGGCGGCGAGCCCTGCCTGCGGCCGGACCTGCCCGAGCTCGCCGCGCTGCTGCGCCGCCGCTTCCCGAAGGCCTCCTTGGGCATCCTCTCCCACCTGGGCGACCCCGACTTGCTGCGCCGCAGGCTGGGCGAGCTGCGCGCGGCCGGCGCGGGCAAGCTCTGGCTGGGCTCGTCCTTGGACGGCCTGGGCCGCACGCACGATCTGGTGCGCGGCCGCAAGGGAGCCTTCGCGGGCCTGGTGGCCAGCGCGGACATGCTCCAGCAAGAGTTCCCGGAGGTCTCCTTCAGCTTCAACTTCACCCTCACGCCCCGCAACTTCCAAGAGCTCTGGCCCGCCTATCAGTACGTGACGCAGCGCGGCCTATGGTTCGGCGCCCAGATGGTGGTCAACCACCAGGGCGTAGACGTCGCCCCCTCCTTCCGCTGGAAGCCCGAACAGCTCAAGGAAGTGCTCCGCCAGATCGACCTGGTCATTGGAGATATCTGCCTGCGCGAGAACGCCTTGCCCCGCTTGCTGCAGGGGCGCGAGGCCGAGACGCCCGGGCTCTGGAGCCGTCTGTTGTACTGGCACTACCTCAAGGAGTACATCCGCAAGCCGCGCCGCTTCTTCGCGGACTGCCTGGCCGGCCGACGCTACGCCATGCTGGGGCCCGAAGGCGACCTCTTTTTCTGCCCGGTCAACAAGCACCGCGTCGTGGGCAATGTCCGGCAGACGGCCTTCGACGAAGTCTGGAAGTCGCCCCGAGCCGAGGAGGAAAGGCGGCGCGTGTCCCGCGGCGGCTGCCACTGCTGGCTGCTCTGCACCGCCAATCCGGCGCTGGACCGGATCGTGGCTTTGGCCTGCACCAAAGAGGAGAAGAAATCCGCCAAAGTCGCCTTGGTCCAGTGCCCGGGCTGGGGCCGGGAATGCCCGCCCTTCGCCTCGGCCGCTTTGGCCGCCTACGTGCGGCAGAGCGGCCACCAGGCCGCCTGCTTCGACCTGAACAACGAGCTCTACCATGCCGCGGCCTCGGACCGGCCGGCCTGGGACGACAAGGACCGCTACTCCTTCTGGGAGAACCCGGCTTTGGTGGGCCGCCTGCTGGAGTCCAACTCCGCCGCGGTGGATGCCTTCGTGGCGCGCGTGCTGGCCAGCGGGGCGCGGGTGGTGGGCTTCACCACGCACCAGAGCTCCTTGCTGGCAAGCCTGGAGGTCGCGGGCCGCATCAAGCGCGCGGCCCCGGAGGTGATGGTGGTCTTCGGCGGCCCGCGCTGCGCCCGCGAGCAGAGGGGCCAGGACCTGGCCAAGGACCCGCGCGTTGACGCCGTGTGCACGGGCGAAGGCGAAGAGACCTTGCGCGCGCTCCTCGACCTGCTGGCGGAGGGCCAGCCCCTGCAAGCTTTGCCGGGGCTGGTGCTGCGCGGCCCCCAAGGCCCCGAAGACGGCGGGGACCGTCCCGCCATCAAGGATCTGGACGGGCTGCCCTTCCCCGACTATTCCGATTTCGCCGAAGACATGCGCTCGGGCCGCTACCGAAACCCCCAGCGCCTGGAGATCATGGACAGCCGCGGCTGCGCGCGCTCCTGCCATTTCTGCAGCGAGTGGCAGTTCTGGAAAAGCTTCCGCTCCATGAGCGGGGACCGGATCTTCGCCGAAGTCCGCGCCCAGATGCGCCTGCACCCGCAGGTGAGCCATTTCTACTTCATCGGCTCGTTGCTCAACGGGAGCCTCAAGGCCTTGGAGCGCTTCTGCGACCTGGTCATAGCCGAGCGCCTGGCCGTGACCTGGGAGGGACAGGCCATCGTGGTACCGGGCATGGACGAGCGCCTGCTGGCCAAGATGGCGAAGGCAGGCTGCCGCTGGCTGGGCTTCGGCATCGAATCCGGCTCCCAGCGGGTGCGAGACGGAATGAACAAGCGCTTCACCAACGCGCAGGCCCTGCGCACCTTGCGCGCCGCGCACCAGGTCGGCATCAAGGCCCAGATCAACATCATGTTCGGCATCCCGGGCGAGAGCCGGCAGGACTTCCAGCAGACCCTGCGCTTGCTCAAGCGCGTCCGGCCCTTCATCGACTCGGTGCTGGCCAGCCAGTCCTTCTGCGTTTTGGACAAGAACACCCGGCTCTTCAATCATCCCAAGGAGTTCGGCATCACCGGCGAGGAGCACCATCTCTTCTGGAAGGCGGACCGCGGCCACAACGATTACCCGGAGCGCTTCCGGCGCTACGAAGAGTTCTGCCAGTCGGCCCTGTCTATGGGTCTGCCCGAGACCTCGGGCGTGCTGAGGCGCAAGCCTGACAAGTGGCTGCTGCTGGGCTCCTACTACGAGCATGAGGGCGATAGGCCCCGCGCGCTCCTCTGCTACCGCCGCTCCTGGCGCCGCGAGTCCGCGGACGAAAGCCTGCGCCAGGCTTTGCTCCGCTGCTATGAGAAGGCCGGCAGGCCCCCGAAGGGGCCGGCGTTTCCTCCACCTCCTCCTCCGAAGTACTCGCCCCGCCAGATGAACGTGGCGCTCAATCGCCAGGAAGCAGCCGCGCGCCAAGAGCGCCTGCTCTCCACTCCGGAGCTGGTGACTTTGGGCACGCACCAAGTGTGCAACGCGCGCTGCATCTTCTGCCCGGAAGGCGCGTACCCGCGCTTCACCTTGGAGACCTACCGGGATTTCTTCGAAGCCCGGATGGGGGCGTTCCTGAGCGGCGCCAAGAAGGTGACCTTCACCGGCTTCGGCGAGGTCCTGCTCATGCCCAAGGCCGAGGCCTTCCTCGACCACATCAACCGCTCCTTGCCCGACACCGAGAAGATCCTGACCACCAACGGCACGCCCCTGCGGCCCGCGATCGTAGAGCGCCTGCTGGAGGGCCGCTACTCGGTGCAGGTCTCCTTGCACAGCTCCCGCGCGGACCTGCATCAAGAGCTCACCGGTCTCAAGGGCCGCTTCAACGCGATCCTGGCCAATCTGCGCCGGCTGGCCCGTGAGCGCGACAGCCGAGACGCGGGCAGCCGCCTGCACCTAGAGCTGGTGAGCGTGCTCAACAGCCGCAACATCGCGGACCTTCCTGATCTCGTTCGCCTGGCCTGGGACCTGGGCGCGCAGAGCGTGCGCGGCCTGCACGTGGAGGTGTTCACTCCGGAGCACCTGCCGCTCTCCTGCTTTTTCCACCAGGAAGAGACCAACGAGTCTTTGCGCCGCGCGGCCGCGGTGGCCGAAGGCCTGCGCGCGAGCAATCCCTCACGGCCCTTCAACCTTGAGTTGCCGCCCCTTTTCGGCAGCGCCCCACCCAACGCGTCGGCTTGCCCTGAGCCCTGGCAGCACATATATGTCGAGCTGCAAGGCTCGGTCTTGCCCTGCTGCCGCTGGGGCAGCCATATCGCAAACCTAAAGCGCGAGGACCCGGCCTCAGTCTGGAACTCGGCCTTCTACCGCGGCCTGCGCCGCGGCATGGCGCAGGGCAAACCGCATCCGTGGTGCCGCCGCTGCGTGCGCTACGCCGGCTACAACGTCGACGACCTGGCCTGCCATGTCACCAACCGGCCCGAAGCCAGGGCTCGGATACTCGCCGCGGCCAAGAAGCTGCCGCTGGCTCAAGCGGTGCCGGCCGTGAGGAAATCCGTCCGGCCGGCACCGGCGGAACTTCCGCTACCGCCGGTGGAGGCCTGA
- a CDS encoding glycosyltransferase family 4 protein — MKPHVFLMTPCPPYPLDGGCKRVHTLCRLLRDRFRFSLATFLPKDAALDARHIAEELHREHLYLRPVFEKIHWLPRPEGFAARRFEGVPLPEDVARFFCPETAEQVEELVEQERPDLVHAEFDLTALYARRLAGMPKIWTQHDAGSIAFFGSYFREMHGWRKFLQVGEWRRRVAFVRQAGTWFDRVVVMTETDRTRLSRVIPAAKIRAISTGVETAHFAPGQGTRDETAPSIVYVGHYPHYPNEDAVVFFCRKVWPAIHKARPDARFFAVGSSPTPAVRRLESDLPGITVTGTVDDVKPYLQRATVFVAPIRLGEGIKGKILEALAMGLPVVATTRSLRGLQLTPGREVLAADTAAEFAAQCLRLLGSPALREELGQRGLELVRGRYEWSKLAPRVGDLYDEVLARAPMETSYVL; from the coding sequence ATGAAGCCGCACGTCTTCCTCATGACGCCTTGCCCGCCCTATCCCCTCGACGGCGGCTGCAAGCGCGTGCACACCCTCTGCCGCCTCCTGCGGGACCGGTTCCGCTTCTCCTTGGCCACCTTTTTGCCCAAGGACGCGGCCTTGGACGCGCGCCACATAGCGGAGGAGCTCCACCGCGAGCACCTCTACCTCAGGCCGGTCTTCGAGAAGATCCACTGGCTGCCCCGGCCCGAGGGGTTCGCGGCGCGGCGCTTCGAAGGCGTGCCCTTGCCCGAGGACGTGGCCCGCTTCTTCTGCCCCGAGACCGCCGAGCAGGTCGAGGAGCTCGTAGAGCAAGAGCGCCCCGACCTGGTGCACGCCGAGTTCGACCTCACGGCCCTCTACGCGCGGCGCCTGGCGGGCATGCCCAAGATCTGGACCCAGCACGACGCCGGGTCCATCGCCTTCTTCGGCTCCTATTTCCGGGAGATGCACGGCTGGCGCAAGTTCCTGCAAGTGGGCGAGTGGCGCCGCCGGGTCGCCTTCGTGCGCCAGGCCGGGACCTGGTTCGACCGGGTCGTGGTCATGACCGAGACGGATCGGACCCGCCTCTCGCGCGTCATCCCGGCCGCCAAGATCCGGGCCATCTCCACCGGAGTCGAGACCGCGCACTTCGCCCCCGGCCAGGGGACTCGGGACGAGACCGCGCCCAGCATCGTCTACGTCGGACATTACCCCCACTACCCCAACGAGGACGCGGTGGTCTTCTTCTGCCGAAAAGTCTGGCCCGCCATCCATAAGGCGCGGCCCGACGCCCGCTTCTTCGCCGTGGGCTCCAGCCCCACTCCCGCCGTGCGCCGGCTGGAGAGCGACCTGCCCGGCATCACGGTCACGGGCACGGTGGACGACGTGAAGCCCTATCTGCAGCGCGCCACGGTCTTCGTGGCGCCCATCCGCCTGGGCGAGGGCATCAAGGGCAAGATTCTCGAGGCCTTGGCCATGGGCCTGCCCGTGGTCGCCACCACGCGCTCCTTGCGCGGCCTGCAGCTGACGCCCGGCCGCGAAGTGCTCGCGGCCGACACCGCGGCCGAGTTCGCGGCCCAGTGTCTGCGCCTGCTGGGTTCGCCGGCCCTGCGCGAGGAGCTCGGGCAGCGCGGCCTGGAGCTGGTGCGCGGCCGCTACGAGTGGTCGAAGCTCGCGCCGCGGGTCGGGGACCTCTACGACGAAGTGCTGGCGCGCGCGCCCATGGAGACGTCCTATGTCCTATAG
- a CDS encoding right-handed parallel beta-helix repeat-containing protein: MPPPDLAAPPVDTPATLAADRQLEISGHSMRFLLRNGDRIRVRRVPPADLRLGDIVVFMKDREVVAHRLVWTTTQTSGILLRTKGDGQTSWDPPVPASGIVGRVEAYQRGTLPWVLLRQGPRRYWNHTIALFSTALFIIPGCPWLVDQLIKRLSPLYDAAHTLYRKTRDLTLRALAYIRDRFFQVCAWLRDRIIEAARWLRDRFLQACAWLRDRVIEAALWLRDRFLQACAWTRDRIVETSLWLRDRFLQTYAWTRDRVCDAALWLRDRFLKASAWLRDRIVELWPPIRDAAVRQARRLLAALYQASLPLLHRRGLPLRDAIRRLWLDLGGDPVPSQPASGLLWEGEVELSQTVVVPAGSRLCIRPGTRIHVSAAPGPVLDRLAFQRRMTVPPSGLCALVVHGTLEILGEPGREVVFSGAAWGGILLLGQARADIRHARFDAAADYSILGADFCRAELHACEFRGGLGGTAWAGASAARLSDCRFSEAGKAAVWLQDDAKARLRGCRFFKSRCAVLVEGCAMAADLKGNYRDCSDSAAAALGHSALLARASVWEQNAGLFASGAARLRLRDCRFARNAVGLQTLQRAQARLAGVCGEGNGIGIWVQNDSSLQARGGTWQDNREALHCSHQSSARLRGVSFMRQSKTAILAEEDSRVELRDCVFSDNENAILALQRPRLAASGCRFSRCRDTAVWLDHRCDARLSDNAFESNGKDSHCERNPTYDAPGARA, encoded by the coding sequence ATGCCCCCGCCTGACCTCGCCGCCCCTCCCGTGGATACCCCAGCGACCCTTGCTGCGGACCGCCAACTCGAGATCTCCGGCCACTCCATGCGCTTCCTGCTGCGCAACGGCGACCGCATCCGAGTCCGCCGCGTCCCCCCCGCGGACCTCCGCCTCGGCGACATCGTCGTTTTCATGAAAGACCGCGAAGTCGTGGCGCACCGCCTCGTCTGGACGACCACACAAACCTCCGGGATCCTCCTCAGGACCAAAGGCGACGGCCAAACCTCCTGGGACCCCCCAGTTCCCGCCTCCGGCATCGTCGGCCGCGTCGAAGCCTACCAACGCGGGACCCTCCCCTGGGTGCTCCTGCGCCAAGGCCCACGACGCTACTGGAACCACACCATCGCCCTATTCTCGACCGCCCTCTTCATCATCCCCGGCTGCCCCTGGCTCGTAGACCAACTCATCAAACGCCTCTCTCCCCTCTACGACGCGGCCCACACCCTCTACCGCAAGACCCGCGACCTGACTCTGCGCGCCCTCGCCTACATCCGCGACCGCTTCTTCCAGGTCTGCGCCTGGCTCCGCGACCGCATCATCGAAGCCGCCCGCTGGCTGCGCGACCGCTTTCTCCAAGCCTGCGCCTGGCTCCGCGACCGCGTCATCGAAGCCGCCCTCTGGCTGCGCGACCGCTTTCTCCAGGCCTGCGCCTGGACCCGCGACCGCATCGTAGAAACTTCCCTCTGGCTGCGCGACCGCTTTCTTCAGACCTACGCCTGGACCCGGGACCGCGTCTGCGACGCCGCCCTCTGGCTGCGCGACCGCTTTCTGAAGGCTAGCGCCTGGCTCCGCGACCGCATAGTCGAGCTCTGGCCCCCCATCCGAGACGCCGCGGTGCGGCAGGCGCGCCGGCTCTTAGCCGCCCTCTACCAAGCCAGCCTCCCCCTACTGCACAGACGCGGCCTCCCCCTGCGCGACGCCATCCGGCGCCTGTGGCTGGACCTCGGCGGAGACCCCGTCCCCTCCCAGCCCGCCAGCGGACTCCTCTGGGAAGGCGAAGTCGAGCTCAGCCAAACGGTGGTCGTCCCGGCCGGCTCCCGCCTGTGCATCCGTCCCGGCACGAGGATCCATGTCAGCGCCGCTCCCGGCCCGGTCCTGGACCGCCTGGCATTCCAGCGCCGCATGACCGTGCCCCCCTCCGGCCTCTGCGCGCTCGTAGTCCACGGCACCTTGGAGATATTGGGCGAGCCCGGCCGCGAAGTCGTCTTCTCAGGAGCGGCCTGGGGCGGCATACTCCTGCTTGGACAAGCCCGGGCCGACATCCGGCACGCGCGCTTCGATGCGGCCGCGGACTACTCCATCCTGGGAGCGGACTTCTGCCGGGCAGAACTGCACGCCTGCGAATTCCGCGGCGGCCTGGGCGGCACGGCCTGGGCTGGAGCTTCGGCCGCGCGCCTGAGCGACTGCCGCTTCTCCGAGGCGGGCAAGGCCGCGGTCTGGCTGCAGGACGACGCCAAAGCCCGATTGCGCGGCTGCCGGTTCTTCAAGAGCCGCTGCGCAGTCCTCGTGGAAGGCTGCGCCATGGCCGCGGACCTCAAAGGCAACTATCGCGATTGCTCCGACTCGGCCGCCGCCGCCCTGGGACACTCCGCTTTGCTGGCCCGCGCGAGCGTTTGGGAGCAGAACGCCGGCCTCTTCGCCTCCGGAGCCGCCCGGTTGCGCCTGCGCGACTGCCGGTTCGCGCGCAACGCCGTGGGCTTGCAGACCTTGCAGAGAGCGCAGGCCCGGCTTGCCGGCGTGTGCGGCGAAGGCAACGGCATCGGCATCTGGGTCCAGAACGACTCATCCTTGCAAGCGCGCGGCGGGACCTGGCAGGACAACCGGGAAGCCCTGCACTGCAGCCACCAGTCCAGCGCGCGGCTGCGCGGCGTGTCGTTCATGCGCCAGAGCAAGACCGCCATCCTGGCCGAGGAGGACTCCCGCGTGGAACTGCGGGACTGCGTGTTCTCGGACAATGAGAACGCCATCCTGGCTTTGCAAAGACCGCGCCTGGCCGCCTCCGGCTGCCGATTCTCCCGCTGCCGGGACACGGCCGTGTGGCTGGACCACCGCTGTGACGCGCGCCTCTCAGACAACGCCTTCGAATCCAACGGCAAGGACTCGCACTGCGAGCGCAATCCCACATACGACGCGCCGGGGGCCCGGGCATGA
- a CDS encoding response regulator: MPVTILAVDDEPIVLQLLKDYLEGVGYNVLIAGDGYSAISMFAQGKPRLVILDYNMPAGTGGDVLDRIRGRAEGAMVPVIFLTAASLAEVQMQVPPAPNVRFLNKPVDFAKLEAAIKELLGSAAVSKPAPAAQPAVPAAPPAAFDSVDKDPGAVTVLDLDADDTPPAGKK; this comes from the coding sequence ATGCCTGTCACAATACTGGCCGTCGATGACGAGCCCATCGTCCTCCAGCTCCTGAAGGATTACCTGGAGGGGGTGGGCTACAATGTGCTCATCGCCGGCGACGGCTACAGCGCCATATCCATGTTCGCGCAGGGCAAGCCGCGGCTGGTCATCCTCGACTACAACATGCCGGCGGGCACGGGGGGAGACGTTCTGGACCGCATCCGCGGACGGGCCGAGGGCGCCATGGTGCCGGTGATCTTCCTGACCGCGGCCAGCCTCGCCGAGGTCCAGATGCAGGTGCCGCCCGCTCCCAACGTGCGCTTCCTCAACAAGCCCGTGGATTTCGCCAAGCTGGAGGCGGCCATCAAGGAGCTGCTGGGATCTGCGGCGGTGTCCAAGCCGGCTCCGGCGGCTCAGCCGGCGGTCCCTGCGGCGCCGCCGGCGGCGTTCGACTCCGTGGATAAGGATCCGGGCGCGGTCACCGTCCTGGACCTCGACGCGGACGACACTCCGCCCGCCGGAAAGAAATAG
- a CDS encoding oxaloacetate decarboxylase — MKKTTLFRKLIHDPEILQLPCCHDGLSAKVLEQAGFKAISAAGYGLAGSLLGMPDIAVLTGSEMIDQYRNICDAVDLPVFVDIDTGFGDVNNVIRAVRDCEKAGAAGLFIEDQTYPKRCGHMAGKNVVPAEEFLPKLRAALWARQDPDFVVMARTDSRAVHGIEEALRRARLYARTGADMVFVEAVHTVEEMRSVNAALAESKTPSMANLIEGGKTPLLSAKELQELGYSVVVYPCASVFTAAKALRDWARHLKEHGGTADYLDHMLTFDEYFAFIGADAIREREKRFLGD; from the coding sequence ATGAAGAAGACGACGCTGTTCCGGAAGCTCATCCACGACCCCGAGATTCTGCAACTGCCGTGCTGCCACGACGGCCTTTCCGCGAAGGTGCTTGAGCAGGCGGGATTCAAGGCCATCTCGGCCGCCGGCTACGGCCTGGCGGGCAGTCTGCTCGGCATGCCGGATATCGCCGTGCTGACCGGCTCGGAGATGATCGATCAATATCGGAACATCTGCGACGCCGTGGACCTCCCCGTTTTCGTCGACATCGACACCGGATTCGGGGACGTCAACAACGTCATCCGCGCCGTGAGAGACTGCGAGAAGGCCGGCGCCGCGGGGCTGTTCATCGAGGACCAGACCTATCCCAAGCGCTGCGGCCACATGGCGGGCAAGAACGTCGTCCCGGCCGAGGAGTTCCTGCCCAAGCTGAGGGCGGCGCTCTGGGCCCGGCAGGACCCCGATTTCGTGGTCATGGCCCGAACGGACTCGCGCGCGGTCCACGGAATCGAGGAGGCCCTGCGCCGAGCCCGGCTCTATGCCCGGACCGGTGCCGACATGGTCTTCGTCGAGGCGGTGCATACCGTCGAGGAGATGCGTTCGGTCAACGCGGCCCTGGCCGAATCCAAGACGCCGAGCATGGCTAACCTGATCGAGGGAGGCAAGACCCCTCTGCTCAGCGCCAAGGAGCTCCAGGAGCTGGGCTACAGCGTGGTCGTCTATCCCTGCGCGTCGGTCTTCACCGCGGCCAAGGCCCTGCGCGACTGGGCGCGCCACCTCAAGGAGCACGGCGGCACAGCGGATTATCTCGACCATATGCTGACTTTCGACGAGTACTTCGCGTTCATCGGAGCGGACGCCATCCGGGAGCGGGAAAAGCGGTTCCTGGGGGACTAG
- a CDS encoding extracellular solute-binding protein yields MPDQRTLRAVSLLALIAAAAWPPQARALEAAATQVRIVFYQRGYAAGSTEPPTVATDRALDLFRADNPDIRVDVVGIPYTPEGDARLHAAVASRAGVDLARLTSAEIPRYARQGLLSEITPWLTPADRQDFLPNALEAASYGGKPYAWPLWVTAMTILANTDLLKERGVEAPSFDAPWSFDRFAEACRKLSFKRQDGTRVYALTAGAAVPALIYIDGGRILSPDGRTFWGNRPEAVSALAKLARLQKRCDCLAPDFLSADESATREHFKTGAAAMLLSPPGYIRTLAAERFRFQVLPLPLGRTGKPATTGGFGLYGVIASGDQDRVAAAQRLAKWLTGSEVGSRVPGYQLAPGLRRSNQNLAADELFAPIAKAVGYGVYEAPTEVPDEIGRVGLVNAMRSAIFGKSSARGALDGFAPIYQRALDQAAARP; encoded by the coding sequence ATGCCGGATCAGAGGACTCTGAGAGCCGTCAGTCTCCTGGCGCTCATCGCCGCGGCCGCCTGGCCCCCGCAGGCCCGGGCCCTGGAGGCGGCCGCGACGCAGGTCCGGATCGTCTTCTACCAGCGCGGCTATGCGGCGGGCAGCACCGAACCGCCGACCGTGGCCACCGACCGCGCGCTCGACCTGTTCCGCGCCGACAATCCGGACATCCGGGTGGACGTCGTCGGGATCCCGTATACCCCGGAAGGGGACGCGCGCCTGCATGCGGCCGTGGCCTCGCGCGCCGGAGTCGACCTCGCGCGCCTGACCAGCGCGGAGATCCCCCGCTACGCGCGGCAGGGACTCTTGTCCGAGATCACCCCCTGGCTGACCCCAGCGGACCGGCAGGACTTCCTGCCCAACGCGCTTGAGGCCGCCAGCTACGGGGGCAAGCCCTACGCCTGGCCCCTATGGGTCACGGCCATGACCATCCTCGCCAACACCGACCTGCTCAAGGAGCGCGGCGTCGAGGCGCCGTCCTTCGACGCCCCGTGGTCCTTCGACCGGTTCGCCGAGGCCTGCCGGAAGCTCAGCTTCAAGCGCCAGGATGGGACCCGGGTCTATGCCTTGACGGCCGGAGCCGCCGTCCCCGCTTTGATCTACATAGACGGCGGGCGCATCCTGTCCCCGGATGGGAGGACCTTCTGGGGCAACCGCCCGGAGGCGGTGTCCGCCCTGGCGAAGCTGGCCAGGCTGCAGAAGCGATGCGATTGCCTGGCCCCCGATTTCCTATCGGCCGACGAGTCCGCGACCCGCGAGCACTTCAAGACCGGCGCCGCCGCCATGCTGCTGAGCCCGCCCGGGTACATCCGGACTTTGGCGGCCGAGCGCTTCCGGTTCCAGGTCCTGCCGCTGCCGCTGGGGCGGACGGGCAAGCCCGCGACCACCGGCGGCTTCGGCCTTTACGGGGTGATCGCCAGCGGCGACCAGGACCGCGTCGCCGCGGCCCAGCGCCTGGCCAAGTGGCTGACCGGCAGCGAGGTCGGAAGCCGGGTCCCCGGCTACCAGCTGGCCCCGGGCTTGAGGCGGTCAAACCAGAACCTCGCCGCGGACGAGCTCTTCGCGCCGATCGCCAAGGCCGTGGGCTACGGAGTCTATGAGGCTCCGACCGAGGTGCCCGACGAGATCGGGCGGGTCGGCTTGGTGAATGCGATGCGCTCCGCCATCTTCGGGAAGAGCTCCGCGCGGGGGGCGCTGGACGGATTCGCGCCCATCTATCAGCGAGCTTTGGACCAGGCCGCCGCCCGGCCCTGA